The following coding sequences lie in one Globicephala melas chromosome 15, mGloMel1.2, whole genome shotgun sequence genomic window:
- the SLC32A1 gene encoding vesicular inhibitory amino acid transporter isoform X1, translating into MATLLRSKLSNVATSVSNKSQAKVSGMFARMGFQAATDEEAVGFAHCDDLDFEHRQGLQMDILKTEGEPCGDEGAEPPVEGDIHYQRGGGAPLPPSGSKDQSLGAGGEFGGHDKPKITAWEAGWNVTNAIQGMFVLGLPYAILHGGYLGLFLIIFAAVVCCYTGKILIACLYEENEDGEVVRVRDSYVAIANACCAPRFPTLGGRVVNVAQIIELVMTCILYVVVSGNLMYNSFPGLPVSQKSWSIIATAALLPCAFLKNLKAVSRFSLLCTLAHFVINILVIAYCLSRARDWAWEKVKFYIDVKKFPISIGIIVFSYTSQIFLPSLEGNMQQPSEFHCMMNWTHIAACVLKGLFALVAYLTWADETKEVITDNLPGSIRAVVNIFLVAKALLSYPLPFFAAVEVLEKSLFQEGSRAFFPACYGGDGRLKSWGLTLRCALVVFTLLMAIYVPHFALLMGLTGSLTGAGLCFLLPSLFHLRLLWRKLLWHQVFFDVAIFVIGGICSVSGFVHSLEGLIEAYRTNAED; encoded by the exons ATGGCCACCCTGCTCCGCAGCAAGCTGTCCAACGTGGCCACGTCCGTATCCAACAAGTCCCAGGCCAAGGTGAGCGGCATGTTCGCCAGGATGGGTTTTCAGGCTGCCACCGACGAGGAGGCGGTGGGCTTCGCGCACTGCGACGACCTCGACTTTGAGCACCGTCAGGGCCTGCAGATGGACATCCTGAAAACCGAGGGCGAGCCCTGCGGGGACGAGGGCGCTGAACCGCCCGTCGAAGGAGACATCCATTACCAGCGAGGCGGTGGCGCGCCCCTGCCGCCCTCGGGCTCCAAGGACCAGTCCCTGGGAGCTGGTGGCGAGTTCGGGGGCCACGACAAGCCCAAGATCACGGCGTGGGAGGCGGGCTGGAACGTGACCAACGCTATCCAG GGCATGTTCGTGCTGGGCCTGCCCTACGCCATCCTGCACGGCGGCTACCTGGGATTGTTCCTCATCATCTTCGCCGCCGTGGTGTGCTGCTACACTGGCAAGATCCTCATCGCATGCCTGTACGAGGAGAACGAAGACGGCGAGGTGGTACGCGTGCGGGACTCGTATGTGGCCATCGCCAACGCTTGCTGCGCTCCGCGCTTCCCCACGCTGGGCGGCCGCGTAGTGAACGTGGCGCAGATCATCGAGCTGGTGATGACTTGCATCCTGTACGTGGTGGTGAGCGGCAACCTCATGTACAACAGCTTCCCAGGGCTGCCCGTGTCGCAGAAGTCCTGGTCCATCATCGCCACGGCGGCGCTGCTGCCCTGCGCCTTCCTTAAGAACCTCAAGGCCGTGTCCAGGTTCAGCCTGCTGTGCACTTTGGCCCACTTCGTCATCAACATTCTGGTCATTGCCTACTGCTTATCAAGGGCGCGCGATTGGGCCTGGGAGAAGGTCAAGTTCTATATCGACGTCAAGAAGTTTCCCATCTCCATTGGCATCATCGTGTTCAGCTACACGTCGCAGATCTTCCTGCCTTCGCTGGAGGGCAACATGCAGCAGCCCAGCGAGTTCCACTGCATGATGAACTGGACGCACATCGCCGCCTGCGTGCTCAAAGGCCTCTTCGCGCTCGTCGCCTACCTCACCTGGGCCGATGAGACCAAGGAGGTCATCACGGATAACCTGCCCGGTTCCATCCGCGCCGTGGTCAACATCTTCCTGGTGGCCAAGGCCCTGTTGTCCTACCCGTTGCCCTTCTTCGCTGCTGTCGAGGTGCTGGAGAAGTCGCTCTTCCAGGAAGGCAGCCGCGCCTTCTTTCCCGCCTGCTATGGCGGCGACGGGCGCCTCAAGTCGTGGGGCCTGACGCTGCGCTGCGCGCTGGTCGTCTTCACGCTGCTCATGGCCATCTACGTGCCGCACTTCGCGTTGCTTATGGGCCTCACCGGCAGCCTCACGGGCGCCggcctctgcttcctcctgccCAGCCTCTTCCACCTGCGCCTGCTCTGGCGCAAGCTGCTGTGGCACCAGGTCTTCTTCGACGTCGCCATCTTCGTCATCGGCGGCATCTGCAGCGTGTCCGGCTTCGTGCACTCGCTGGAGGGCCTCATTGAGGCCTACCGAACCAACGCGGAGGACTAG
- the SLC32A1 gene encoding vesicular inhibitory amino acid transporter isoform X2, which yields MFARMGFQAATDEEAVGFAHCDDLDFEHRQGLQMDILKTEGEPCGDEGAEPPVEGDIHYQRGGGAPLPPSGSKDQSLGAGGEFGGHDKPKITAWEAGWNVTNAIQGMFVLGLPYAILHGGYLGLFLIIFAAVVCCYTGKILIACLYEENEDGEVVRVRDSYVAIANACCAPRFPTLGGRVVNVAQIIELVMTCILYVVVSGNLMYNSFPGLPVSQKSWSIIATAALLPCAFLKNLKAVSRFSLLCTLAHFVINILVIAYCLSRARDWAWEKVKFYIDVKKFPISIGIIVFSYTSQIFLPSLEGNMQQPSEFHCMMNWTHIAACVLKGLFALVAYLTWADETKEVITDNLPGSIRAVVNIFLVAKALLSYPLPFFAAVEVLEKSLFQEGSRAFFPACYGGDGRLKSWGLTLRCALVVFTLLMAIYVPHFALLMGLTGSLTGAGLCFLLPSLFHLRLLWRKLLWHQVFFDVAIFVIGGICSVSGFVHSLEGLIEAYRTNAED from the exons ATGTTCGCCAGGATGGGTTTTCAGGCTGCCACCGACGAGGAGGCGGTGGGCTTCGCGCACTGCGACGACCTCGACTTTGAGCACCGTCAGGGCCTGCAGATGGACATCCTGAAAACCGAGGGCGAGCCCTGCGGGGACGAGGGCGCTGAACCGCCCGTCGAAGGAGACATCCATTACCAGCGAGGCGGTGGCGCGCCCCTGCCGCCCTCGGGCTCCAAGGACCAGTCCCTGGGAGCTGGTGGCGAGTTCGGGGGCCACGACAAGCCCAAGATCACGGCGTGGGAGGCGGGCTGGAACGTGACCAACGCTATCCAG GGCATGTTCGTGCTGGGCCTGCCCTACGCCATCCTGCACGGCGGCTACCTGGGATTGTTCCTCATCATCTTCGCCGCCGTGGTGTGCTGCTACACTGGCAAGATCCTCATCGCATGCCTGTACGAGGAGAACGAAGACGGCGAGGTGGTACGCGTGCGGGACTCGTATGTGGCCATCGCCAACGCTTGCTGCGCTCCGCGCTTCCCCACGCTGGGCGGCCGCGTAGTGAACGTGGCGCAGATCATCGAGCTGGTGATGACTTGCATCCTGTACGTGGTGGTGAGCGGCAACCTCATGTACAACAGCTTCCCAGGGCTGCCCGTGTCGCAGAAGTCCTGGTCCATCATCGCCACGGCGGCGCTGCTGCCCTGCGCCTTCCTTAAGAACCTCAAGGCCGTGTCCAGGTTCAGCCTGCTGTGCACTTTGGCCCACTTCGTCATCAACATTCTGGTCATTGCCTACTGCTTATCAAGGGCGCGCGATTGGGCCTGGGAGAAGGTCAAGTTCTATATCGACGTCAAGAAGTTTCCCATCTCCATTGGCATCATCGTGTTCAGCTACACGTCGCAGATCTTCCTGCCTTCGCTGGAGGGCAACATGCAGCAGCCCAGCGAGTTCCACTGCATGATGAACTGGACGCACATCGCCGCCTGCGTGCTCAAAGGCCTCTTCGCGCTCGTCGCCTACCTCACCTGGGCCGATGAGACCAAGGAGGTCATCACGGATAACCTGCCCGGTTCCATCCGCGCCGTGGTCAACATCTTCCTGGTGGCCAAGGCCCTGTTGTCCTACCCGTTGCCCTTCTTCGCTGCTGTCGAGGTGCTGGAGAAGTCGCTCTTCCAGGAAGGCAGCCGCGCCTTCTTTCCCGCCTGCTATGGCGGCGACGGGCGCCTCAAGTCGTGGGGCCTGACGCTGCGCTGCGCGCTGGTCGTCTTCACGCTGCTCATGGCCATCTACGTGCCGCACTTCGCGTTGCTTATGGGCCTCACCGGCAGCCTCACGGGCGCCggcctctgcttcctcctgccCAGCCTCTTCCACCTGCGCCTGCTCTGGCGCAAGCTGCTGTGGCACCAGGTCTTCTTCGACGTCGCCATCTTCGTCATCGGCGGCATCTGCAGCGTGTCCGGCTTCGTGCACTCGCTGGAGGGCCTCATTGAGGCCTACCGAACCAACGCGGAGGACTAG